Part of the Phocoena phocoena chromosome 8, mPhoPho1.1, whole genome shotgun sequence genome, TGGCAGCCCCCTCCCGTTTGCCAGTGCCCGTCCCGAGGGCAGCAGGCACTGGCTTTCCTCCCTTCCtggccccctcctccttcctgagGCCTGTGGGACCTGGCCTGTCATCCGCCAGGTTCCTCTCCCTCCAGACACCACCCTCCCTGCAGAAGGCTGGCTGCGGTGTGGCCAGTGGCCCAGCATCCCCCGTGTCACTGGGTAGGGGCTGCAGTGCATCTCTGTGTGAGCCCAAAGAATGGGTGTGAGGGTGAACCGTGATGAGGTCCCTTATGGGAGGTCAGGGAGGGGTCCTGCCTCATCCAGTGGGCAAGAGGCAGGGTTTGGGATCCCCGGGGCGGTACAGGCAGCACATGAGGATGGAATCCAGGGCCGTGTGGACTGAGACCAGGGTCACGTGGTCCTCTGGGGCCTGCTGACCCTGAAGGACCAGCATCTGGGAGCTTGGCGTGGGGCCCCCAGCCCATTTCACCTGCCCGTAGTCCCTCTGCGTTAGCGGATGCCAGTCTGGTCAGAGCAGGCCTGATCACCAGATATCCACGGTTGGTAATATGCCACCAGCTCACAAAGCAGTAGCTTTGCGGAGGtattcgtttcctagggctgctgtaacaaagcctCACAGATGGGGCGGCTGAAATGATAGGTATTTATTGTcactcagttctggaggctggaagtctgagatcaaggtgtcggcagggctggttccttctgagagctgtgagggagaatgtgttcaggcctctctccttggcttgcagacagctgtctTCATGTTCGTATGGCATTCTCCCAGTGTATGTGTCTAAGGTctaaatttccccctttttataGGGACACCAGTTATATTTGATTAGGACCccccctaatgacctcattttcacTGGGTTACAACTGTAAAGgttgtatttccaaataaggtcactgtctaaggtactgggggttaggactctaACATATCTTTtgttggggtgggggacacaattcaacccataagtGGGATGTGCGTTAGAATCCTAACACCTATGAGAAAATTTCCCCTAAAGGGAAGCTGAGGCCCCAGAGGTTAAGTGACCAACTCGGCCTTCTGGAACTTGCCATGTGCCAGCCAGGACTACCactgggctctctgtgcttctgctTTAAGCTCTTCtcataaataataatagctagaACTGCTAACGTTATATTGAGCATTTATGGTCTCCCAGGTACTGTCCATGGATAAAGTCATTTATAACAGCCCTATAAAGTGGtggtatttttatctccattttgcagatggggaatggaggttcagagaggttaagatacTAGCCCAAAGTTGCACAGCTAGTGAGTGCCTGGAGCTTGAGTGCAGGCAGGCGGTGTGGCATCCCTGCCTGGCTACACCACCTTCATGTCTCCTGGGGCCCCGGAGCCTGGCTTGGGGAGCCTGTGCGGCATCCTGTACAGGGATGGGGGTCCTGGCTGACCGCGTGGCCCCTCTGCCCGCAGCACCCTACACCATCATcaccttcccctttctcttcgCCGTCATGTTCGGTGACGTGGGCCACGGGCTGCTCATGTTTCTCTTCGCCCTGGCCATGGTGCTGGCCGAGAACCGGCCAGCCGTGAAGACAGCGCGGAACGAGGTAAGGGGCGATGGGGTGGGTGGTCCGGGCACAGCAGGGGGCCCAGGCCGGCTCTCGCCACGCCTCTCTGCACCCCCAGATCTGGAGGACCTTCTTTGAGGGCCGCTACCTGCTCCTGCTCATGGGCCTGTTCTCCGTCTACACCGGCTTCATCTACAACGAGTGCTTCAGCTGCGCCACGGCTGTCTTCCCCTCAGGCTGGAGCGTGGCGGCCATGGCCAACCAGTCGGGCTGGAGGTGAGGCCCGACCGTTCCCGCCCCGCAGCCCTCAGGCCCCCGGGCCCCTGACCAGCCCGCCTGCTCTTGTCACAGTGACGCCTTCCTGGCCCAGCAGCCGCTGCTCTCCCTGGACCCCAATGTCACCGGCGTCTTCCTGGGACCATACCCCTTCGGCATCGACCCGGTGAGTCCCGGCCGCCTGTTGGAGGCGGTGGTGGGCAGGAGGGCGGGTCCGGGGCTCCCCGCTAGCCCAGCCCCTCCCAAGCACCAGGCCCAGTTCCGGGTACAGGAGGCAGGAGCCCCCCTAGACCAGGGCCTGCGTGGCAGGGGGGCCTGCACGGCAGGGGGGCCTGCACTGCAGCCACTTGAAAAGCAGAGAAGCGAGTCCCAATGAGGGCAGCGTTCTGTAGtcccctctgtgccaggcaggcaCCGTTCTGAGCCCTTGTTGAATTGACTTGATGTCTAGTGCTCATGACAGCTCCATGGGAGCACGTCAGTaccgtccccattttacaggtgaggaagctgaggttacacgcccaaggtcacccagctaggaaGAACTGGGGTTGGGGCCCAGGCTGCCCGGCccagtctgtgctcttaactgtTCCCCTCTGCTGTCCCTCGTCGGGCAGGTGACGGGTTGTACAGAGGCCCTGGAGGGGCAGACAGGCCGATGGGAGTGACTCGGGTGGAGAGGCCCCTTCACGACACCCATCCCTCCTGCCACCACAGGTCTGGAGCCTGGCTGTCAACCACCTGAGCTTCCTCAACTCCTTCAAGATGAAGATGTCCGTCATCCTGGGGGTCACCCACATGACCTTCGGGGTGGTCCTGGGAGTCTTCAACCACATGTGAGGACCGGGGGCCTTGGGGTGGGGGGCCAGGCAGGGCCAGGGCGACCTGGTGACCCggctcccctcctgccccaggcaCTTCGGCCAGTGGCACCGGCTGCTGCTGGAGACCCTCCCCGAGCTGGTCTTCCTGCTGGGGCTGTTCGGCTACCTCGTCTTCCTGGTCGCCTACAAGTGGCTGCGAGTCACGGCCGCCAGCGCTGCCTCGGCCCCCAGCATCCTCATCCACTTCATCAACATGTTCCTCTTCTCCAGCAGCCCCACAAACCGGCCGCTTTTCTCCGGGCAGGtaggctggggcgggggtggggggtgcggcGGCTCACACCCCGCCCTGGGGCCCCCTGGTGGCTGGGCCTCTCAGCTGCAGGATCCTCGTCCGAGAAGTGGGATGCAGGCCTGAGGCCGTGAGACAGGGAGGTCGAGGGGCCTCCCTGGGAGCTCCCAGCAGGGGTGGTGGCTTCTATGCCCAGAGGAATTCCACACGGGGCAAAGTCTCTGCCTGGTGAGGGGCCCTGGGCTGGAGTGGGCTGCGGGCTCCCCGGGCCCCTGGGGAATCGCGTGGCCCACGCTGGCCGGTGGCTCGCAGGGGCGCCCTGACCAtcgccccctcctcccctgcaggaAGTGGTGCAGCCCACGCTGGTGGTCCTGGCCCTGGCCATGGTGCCCGTCCTGCTGCTTGGCACGCCCTTGTTCCTGCATCGGGAGCACCGCCGCTGCCACTCTCGGAGGAGGCAACAGCCGGTAGAGGCAggggagcctgggggtggggtcctGTCCGGGACGTGAGCCCCATCTGGGGCTGGGGGTCTGTGATGCCGCTGCACCACCTCTAGGATAAGGACACAGCCGGGCTTCTGGACCTGCCTGACACGTCCCTGGCCAGCCAGGGCTCTGATGAGGAGAAGGCAGGATGCCCAGGGGACCAGGCGGAGGCCGAGGTGGGTATGGTGCCTTCCTGAGTAGGGGATGGCTTCTGGCCCCACTTGCCTCTCACTGCCACCTGTCCCCCCAGTTTGTCGTGTCCGAGGTGTTCATGCACCAAGCCATCCACACCATCGAGTTCTGCCTGGGCTGCATCTCCAACACGGCCTCCTACCTGCGCCTTTGGGCCCTGAGCCTGGCCCACGCCCGTGAGTCCCGGCTCCTTCCCACACCCAGCTGCTGGATGCGTGGCCCCCTCTGGtcgcttcttcttttttttttttttgcagtatgcgggcctcccacggttgtggcctctcccgtcacggagcgcaggctctggacgtgcaggcccagcggccatggctcacgggcccagctgctccgcggcatgtgggatcttctcagaccggggcacgaacccgtgtcccctgcatcggcaggcggaccctcaaccactgcgcaaccagggaagccctggtcgcTTCTTAGTATCCCTGTCTGTAAAAGGGGGACGTCGGAGGAGGTCCCCCGCTGGCCCACGGGGAGGGCGGGCTTCGGGACGCCGAGGTGGCTTGGTGGTCCCCACGGTTCCCTCCTCCACCTGCAGAGCTGTCACAGGTCCTGTGGGCCATGGTGATGCGAGCCGGCCTGAGCCTGGGCGGCGAGATGGGTGTGGCGGCTGTGGTGCTGGTCCCCGTCTTCGCCGCCTTCGCCGTGATGACCGTGGCCATCCTGCTGGTGATGGAGGGGCTCTCGGCCTTCCTGCACGCGCTGCGGCTGCACTGGTGAGTGGCCGCCTGGCTGGTGTGGGCAGcacggtggggggtggggggggcgtcCCCTCACCCGCTCTCCCTTCTCACCCCAGGGTGGAGTTCCAGAACAAGTTCTACTCGGGTACTGGCTACAAGCTGAGCCCCTTCACCTTCGCCGTGGAGGGTGAATAGTGCCCACAGCCCTGCCCTTGCCTTGCTGAGCAGGGAAGAAATAAAGGGGAAGGCCCAGGGCCCGTGTCTTGGTCTTGtctgggaggcaggggctggggctgctgggtgtggaggagcctgggctctggcatGGGCTGGTCCTGCCCCTGGGAGCCTTTTGGTTGGATGGACACCACGCCAGCCTCTGTGCCCGTCTCCCTTATATCTGTCTCTGCAGCTGAAgttggtgtggggtggggggaggtgggagccaCTGGTCTACGATCTGGGGCCTCAGGATGTCAGGATAGGACCCGTGAGCACATCTGCAACGATCCCAGACTCTTGGGGTGAAGGGGGGCAGAACTAGGCCCAGGGAGGGCTGTTTCCAGTACATTCTAGCTCAGAAAGATTGTCCTCCCAGGCTGGGCCAGGGGGAGTGAGCTCCCCATCCTTGGGGATATGCAAACTGGCTGTACGATGATGCCTGGGCTACCCTGGGTATGGAGGGTGGTGCCTGGCACCAATCGGCCAATATTCTCACGTGCCTGTGCTGGCGCTGGCCCCCGGCACTCAAGATGCTCTGCAGTAGAGAGCAGCCTGGGACACCTGAGCTGGACCCGGCACTCCACATGGGACAGTGGTGTAACACCCAAGGCCACCTTCCCGCAGACAAGGGCAGAGGCTCGTCCAGGGCACCCTGAGAATTGCCCAGGGCTCCGAAGGTCAGAAAAGGGCAGAGCCGGACTCCAGGCCCTGCCTCCCCAGAGGCCATAGTCTTCCCCCCTGCCTCCCTGGTGGGCAGTCCTGCTGCCAGGCCATCCTTccgctgggaggagggaggtggcatCCTCGGGCCTCTCTGGTCTGGGGCCCACCCCCAGCTGGGTGGCAGAGCCAGTGCTTCCCACAGGCCTCGTTTTCTCCTGCTGAGGAGCTGCCAAGTGGTTCTTCCGGCTGGAGGCCCTGGGAACAAAGGCTGCCTTGAAGGCAGAGACGCCCTGGGCGCGGCAAGCCGGGAGGCCTGGCCCCATAACCTGGCCCCGTCACCGTGGCTCTCAGTCTGGCCAGTTGCCGGGAGGAGCCTGTCCCTCCAGAGCCCAGGGCTGCCCCGCTCAGGGCCCCCAGATGCTGGGCTGGGGTATGAGGGGCTGTCTGGCTGCAGTATGACACGCCTGGCAGAGACTTGGCTCCAAGAAACGTTGAGAGCTGTGTCTGGTTAGGAACAGAGAGAGTGGTGTGCGTCTCAGGATCTGGCCCAAGCCCAGGACTCCAAGCTCTACCTTCCTGGGGAGCAGAGCTATGCAGAGACTCACAGGGTGGGGCAGGTGAGGGGAACCCTAAGCAGGGGCTCAGCACCGAGAATGTGGCATGTTTCGGGGGTGGGTGGCAGGTGTGACCCCAGGGAGACGCTAGCTGGCCCTGCCCTGGCTTTGATGCGTGGACAGCCTGGCTGGAGAGGGCTGGCTGCTGGGGAACCAGCATGTGCAAGGGCACTGGAGGGGGCACCCCTGGGGCGTGGGGGTCGCCTGCACTGGGGACAGGCCTGCTCGGGCAAGTGTACGGTCTAATCCAGGAGGATAACTGAGCGAACAGATGGGCATCCCAGGAATTCCACATACAGAGAATGCAAGTGATAGCCAGCGAGTGGATGTGAGGGAGACTGACCCCAAAGCCACCTGGCAGAGGAAAGCGCGAGAGGGCCTGGTGTCTTAGGGACgagagaggctgggggcagggggcgggcaaGGCCGGTCGGACCCTGTGGGCACAGGCGGGAGCTGGGAGCTGTGTTCTAAGATCTCACACACAGGGCAGCAGCATCTAGggctgttgggtttttttaaaaaactttatttttgtctgccccgggtcttcgttgctgcacgtgggctttctctagttgcggcgagcgggggctactcttctttgcggtgtggggggttctcattgcggtggcttctcttgctgcggagcacgggctctaggcacacaggctttggtagttgttgcacgcgggcttggtagttgtggcttacgggttctagagtgcaggctcggtagttgtggcacgcgggcttagttgctctgcggcatgtgggatcttcccggaccagggctcgaacctgtgtcccctgcactggcaggcggattcttaaccactgtgccaccagggaagtccctaggactCAGTTTTATTGCTGGGATATCATAACACACTCACCTGGTTAAAACTTTCGGTGTCTAGCAGGCCGGGCAGCGGAAGTCCCCCTCCTGCCCTGACCCAGCCGCTCAGTTCCCTCCTGGACAGCCCGGtgctccccccctccctcccgcccaaGGGCTTCACCTCCGGAGCCGGGTGGACGCACTGGAGACCTCCCCGAGACTAGGGACGCATCCGAGGGTGACAGCAGAGGATgggcttttatcttttttattgtttgtatagTACAGTCTTTGTGGCAGCAGGAATGTATgcacaaaaaacaaataagagtgaaaaaaaatttatccCAAAGGACTTTTAATACATACGGATTTCACAGCTATACTCTATCCCCGCCCCCATACTCCACATATAGGCTGCGGTTTCCCACCAGAACGAACACATGAGGTACACTGGGGAGCAGTGAGGGCAAGGTTTCCCTCCCGCACCCAGCACACCG contains:
- the TCIRG1 gene encoding V-type proton ATPase 116 kDa subunit a 3, producing MGSMFRSEEVALVQLFLPTAAAYACVSQLGELGLVEFRDLNASVSAFQRRFVVDVRRCEELEKTFTFLQEEVRQAGLTLPLPEGALPAPLPRDLLRIQEETDRLAQELQDVRGNRQALRAQLHQLQLHSAVLGQCHGPSLAASHTDGPLERTPLLQSPGGPHQDLRVNFVAGAVEPHKAAALERLLWRACHGFLIASFRDAEQQLEGPVTGEPATWVTFLISYWGEQIGQKIRKITDCFHCHVFPFVEQEEARRAALQQLQQQSQELREVLGETEHFLSQVLGRVQRLLPPWQVQIRKMKAVYLALNQCSVSTTHKCLIAEAWCATRDLPTLQQALQGSSSEAGVSAVVHRIPCRDMPPTLIRTNRFTASFQGIVDAYGVGRYQEVNPAPYTIITFPFLFAVMFGDVGHGLLMFLFALAMVLAENRPAVKTARNEIWRTFFEGRYLLLLMGLFSVYTGFIYNECFSCATAVFPSGWSVAAMANQSGWSDAFLAQQPLLSLDPNVTGVFLGPYPFGIDPVWSLAVNHLSFLNSFKMKMSVILGVTHMTFGVVLGVFNHMHFGQWHRLLLETLPELVFLLGLFGYLVFLVAYKWLRVTAASAASAPSILIHFINMFLFSSSPTNRPLFSGQEVVQPTLVVLALAMVPVLLLGTPLFLHREHRRCHSRRRQQPDKDTAGLLDLPDTSLASQGSDEEKAGCPGDQAEAEFVVSEVFMHQAIHTIEFCLGCISNTASYLRLWALSLAHAQLSQVLWAMVMRAGLSLGGEMGVAAVVLVPVFAAFAVMTVAILLVMEGLSAFLHALRLHWVEFQNKFYSGTGYKLSPFTFAVEGE